The following is a genomic window from Gemmatimonadota bacterium.
GGCCATCAAGCGGGTGGACGAGATCGCGGCCACGATCTCCACGGCCGTGGGCGAGCAGCGCCAGGCCACCAACGAGATCAGCCGCAACGTGCACCAGGCGGCGGGGGCCACCCGGACGGTATCGGGGAGCATCCTGGACGTCACCCGCGCCACGCAGGAGACCAGCGAGGCGGCCAGCCAGATGGAGGCGGCCGCCGCGGAACTGAGCCGGATGAGCGAGGAGCTGCAGGGCCAGGTGGAACGGTTCCTCACCGAGATCCGCGGCGGCGCGGGCCGCTGACCGCTGGCGCCGGCGGGACCGCCCCGGGGGCCGCCAGGCGCCCGGGGCGGCGTGCGTCCGGGGGGAGGGGTGGACGGCCAGGTGTATATTGCTATATTGGCATATACTCAACCAACGATCCGGAGGCGACATGGCGCGCGTCGTGGTGCTGGGGGCCGGGATCGCGGGGCATACCGCCGCGCTCCACCTCCGCCGGCTGCTCGACCGGGGGCACGAGGTCGTCGTGGTCTCCCCCAACTCGCAGTGGAACTGGATCCCCTCCAACATCTGGGTGGGCGTGGGCCGCATGGCGGCCGCCGACGTGACGTTCCCGCTGGCGCCGGTCTACCGGCGCCAGGGCATCGACTTCCGGCAGGCCCGGGCGGTCGCGATCCACCCTGAAGGCACGGGCGAGTCCGCCACCCCCCAGGTCGAGGTCGAGTCCACCGCCCCCGACAGCGCCGGCACCCGCAGCCGCATCACCTACGACTACCTGATCAACGCCACCGGGCCGCGGCTCAACTTCGGCGCCACGCCCGGCCTGGGCCCCACGGGGCATTCTCTCTCCGTCTGCACCTACGGGCACGCGGAGGAGGCGGCGCGCGCCTTTGCCCAGGTGCTCGCCCGGCTGGAGCGCGGCGAGCGGCAGACCCTGGTCATCGGCATGGGCCACGGCCTCTGTACCTGCGAAGGCGCGGCCTTCGAGTACACCTTCAACGTGGAGCACGAGCTGCGCCTCCGCGGCCTGCGCGACCGGGCCGAGGTGGTGTACCTCACCAACGAGGCGGAACTCGGGGATTTCGGCGTGGGCGGGATGTTCTTCCAGCAGCAGGGCTTCATCACCTCGAGCCGGCTGTGGACCGAGTCGCTGTTCCGCGAGCGCGGCGTGCGGCCCATCCTGGGGGCGCACGTGCAGCGGGTGGAGCCCAACCGGATCCACTACGAGACCCTCGACGGGACCGAGGCGGTGCAGCCGTTCGACTTTGCCATGCTGCTGCCCCCCTTCCGCGGGGCGGAGCTGCAGGCCTTCGACCGGGCAGGCCAGGACATCTCCGCCACCCTCTTTGCGCCGAGCGGCTTCATGAAGGTGGACGCGGCCTACGGGGCCAAGCCGTTCGAGGAGTGGCGCGCCGAGGACTGGCCTCGCACCTACCAGAGCCCGTCGTACCCCAATCTCTTTGCCGTCGGGATCGCCTTTGCGCCGCCGCACCCGATCTCGCGTCCCCGGACCAGCGTCCGCGGCACGCCGATCGCGCCGGCGCCGCCGCGCACCGGCATGCCAAGCGGGGTGATGGGCCGCACCGTGGCGCAGAACCTGGCCGGCATGATCCAGCGCGGCGAGACCGGGCCGAAGCGGCACGCCTCCATGGCGGCGATGGGCGCCGCCTGCATCGCCTCGGCGGGCGCGGGGATGCGCCAGGGGACGGCCGCCGCGATGACGATGTTCCCGGTGGTCCCGGACTACCAGCGCTATCCCCGCTTCGGCCGCGACGTCGGCGACACCTACGGCGAGATCGGCCTGGCGGCGCACTGGCTCAAGCACATCCTGCACCACGTCTTCCTCTACAAGGCCAAGGCCCGGCTGGGCTGGGCCCTGCTCCCCGAATGACGGGACACCACGCCATGCCCGAACCCGCCCCGTTCGCCTCCGACGCCCCGCTGCCCACCGCGCGGACCGTCTGGATGCGCACCTTCCTGCCCTGGCAGCTGATCCGCTTCTTCTGGCTCAACGTCCGGATGATCCGGATGGTGGGCCGGGCGCACTGATGCCCTACCCCCTGGAGCGCGCATGAAGGCGCCGACCTACCGCGGCCAGCGGGTGGACGTGCTGCTCGACGTCCGATCCCGCATGGAATTCCTGCTGGGCCACCTGCCCGGGGCCCTCTGCATCCCGGTCGACCGGGTGGAGAGCGAGGTCCCGCGCCGCACCGAGATCCCGAAGACGGCCATGATCCTGGTCTACTGCCAGAGCGGCGCCCGCTCGGCCCGGGCGGTCGGGGTCCTGCGACAACTCGGCTACACTCGCGCCGTCAACGGCGGCGGCATCGCGGACCTCAAGCGGGAGCTGCGCTGAGCGCTACCGCGGCGGGGTGCCGTGCATCCGCTGCATCTGCTCCTGCTGCCGCTGGTCGAGGACCTGCGCCTGGTCCGGGGTGAGCAGCGGCCGCATCCGCGCGTGGAAGGCCATCCGCCAGGGCATCAGGCGCAGCATCGCCGCCCGCATCTCCTCCTGCAGCCGCAGCAGCGAATCGGCCGGCGCGCCCCCCTGGCGCGCGGCGCGCACCGCGGCCTGCAGCGCGGCGGCCCGTTCCCGGTCGGCGCGCGACTCGGCGAGCAGCGTGTCCCGCAGCGGCTGCAGGCGAGCGGCCTGGTCGGTGGTGAGCTGCAGCATCGTGGTCAGCATCGGGATGGTGGGGGGAAAGCCGGCGTCGTCCAGGGCCATGCCGCCCGGTCCGCCCTGGGCGCTGAGGCCGCCGGCCAGCAGGGTGGTGACGAGGGCCAGTCCGGTTGCGTACCGCATGGTGTCTCCAGGGAAGGGGTCTCGCCCCGTGGACGCCGCCCGTGGCGGGCCGTTAACGGGACTCCGGGCCCCGGCTTCCTTCCGGGGGCTCCGGAGGGTAGTTTTTCGCTCCCTCCCGGCGCCGTAGCCAAGTGGTAAGGCAGAGG
Proteins encoded in this region:
- a CDS encoding Spy/CpxP family protein refolding chaperone, translated to MRYATGLALVTTLLAGGLSAQGGPGGMALDDAGFPPTIPMLTTMLQLTTDQAARLQPLRDTLLAESRADRERAAALQAAVRAARQGGAPADSLLRLQEEMRAAMLRLMPWRMAFHARMRPLLTPDQAQVLDQRQQEQMQRMHGTPPR
- a CDS encoding rhodanese-like domain-containing protein, producing MKAPTYRGQRVDVLLDVRSRMEFLLGHLPGALCIPVDRVESEVPRRTEIPKTAMILVYCQSGARSARAVGVLRQLGYTRAVNGGGIADLKRELR
- a CDS encoding FAD-dependent oxidoreductase, whose translation is MARVVVLGAGIAGHTAALHLRRLLDRGHEVVVVSPNSQWNWIPSNIWVGVGRMAAADVTFPLAPVYRRQGIDFRQARAVAIHPEGTGESATPQVEVESTAPDSAGTRSRITYDYLINATGPRLNFGATPGLGPTGHSLSVCTYGHAEEAARAFAQVLARLERGERQTLVIGMGHGLCTCEGAAFEYTFNVEHELRLRGLRDRAEVVYLTNEAELGDFGVGGMFFQQQGFITSSRLWTESLFRERGVRPILGAHVQRVEPNRIHYETLDGTEAVQPFDFAMLLPPFRGAELQAFDRAGQDISATLFAPSGFMKVDAAYGAKPFEEWRAEDWPRTYQSPSYPNLFAVGIAFAPPHPISRPRTSVRGTPIAPAPPRTGMPSGVMGRTVAQNLAGMIQRGETGPKRHASMAAMGAACIASAGAGMRQGTAAAMTMFPVVPDYQRYPRFGRDVGDTYGEIGLAAHWLKHILHHVFLYKAKARLGWALLPE